One segment of Deltaproteobacteria bacterium DNA contains the following:
- the lptG gene encoding LPS export ABC transporter permease LptG encodes MNKVFLFNILQGYIVRQFLNALVLCLAVSLSIFFVFDLFERINLFFKEYATFAQIASYMLFKIPLIAHLMTPVAVLIATLVSIGQLAQKSELTAMRACGVSMFRIALPLICIGALISAIMFISGETIVPWATNRVEEIYNFDIRKKAQTGKVSKANFWYRKDNKFYSIDFYDSRSATLQGVTIFEMTDNFALAGRIDAEEVVWKGPAMRWLMKNVVETSFNLEGRPNVSRFQTLPLVISEKPKDFYEIKLRPETMSYWELGNYIEKLQREGGAVSKYLVDLNAKLSFPLITVIVILVAFPFALLPARSGSLTKSFIAGISLGFGYYFVHAFSTSLGAAELIPAFPAAWTATILLGCLGGYLIAGADFA; translated from the coding sequence ATGAACAAAGTATTCTTGTTTAACATTCTACAAGGCTATATTGTGCGGCAATTTCTCAATGCACTCGTTCTATGTCTAGCTGTCTCCCTTTCTATATTTTTTGTTTTCGATCTTTTTGAGCGCATTAACCTTTTTTTTAAGGAATACGCTACCTTCGCGCAAATAGCTAGTTATATGCTATTTAAGATACCACTAATCGCTCACCTAATGACGCCTGTAGCAGTGCTGATTGCCACGCTAGTCAGCATAGGGCAGTTAGCTCAAAAATCTGAATTAACAGCTATGCGAGCTTGCGGCGTAAGCATGTTTCGGATTGCGCTACCACTAATATGCATTGGCGCGTTAATCTCAGCGATTATGTTTATTAGCGGCGAAACCATAGTTCCGTGGGCAACGAACCGAGTGGAGGAGATTTACAATTTTGACATCCGCAAGAAGGCCCAAACTGGTAAAGTTAGCAAGGCAAATTTTTGGTATCGCAAGGACAACAAATTTTACAGCATCGATTTCTACGATTCCCGCTCTGCTACGCTGCAGGGAGTTACGATATTCGAAATGACAGATAACTTTGCTTTAGCCGGACGGATCGATGCCGAGGAAGTAGTCTGGAAAGGCCCCGCGATGAGATGGCTAATGAAGAATGTCGTAGAGACTTCCTTTAACTTAGAAGGGCGACCAAATGTTTCTCGATTCCAAACTCTTCCTCTGGTAATATCTGAAAAGCCAAAGGATTTTTATGAAATAAAGCTGCGCCCAGAAACCATGAGTTACTGGGAGCTCGGTAATTACATAGAAAAGCTCCAGCGCGAAGGTGGAGCTGTATCAAAATACTTAGTCGATCTAAACGCAAAACTTAGTTTTCCTCTTATTACGGTAATCGTGATTCTCGTCGCATTCCCCTTTGCCCTTTTGCCGGCGCGTTCTGGGAGTCTTACGAAAAGTTTTATCGCTGGCATTTCCTTAGGATTTGGATACTATTTCGTTCATGCCTTTAGCACTTCGCTCGGCGCAGCCGAGCTAATACCGGCCTTTCCGGCGGCATGGACTGCAACTATACTACTGGGATGTTTGGGAGGCTATTTGATCGCTGGTGCAGACTTTGCTTAG
- a CDS encoding tetratricopeptide repeat protein, translated as MNYLCRVEVSPHKNFLTRESQSVLFLFVIYLLVGCSSRAATTGITNAGGTFEKNIIEEQIARAKGADAEVAETSKSYYYFLLGELALHRERYDEALANYKLASEHETEPAPVLRSRLAQLYVRKGELRLALEELDKISDLAVESSVHGENLDVLRLKAGIYASLNNRDKAVEIYRQLILLEPENQDNYVLLSSLYAQSSDYDKAKAVLEELIAASPEASALAYYYIARISESRGALEEAEEFYAKAVKLNPDAEAIQIDYARTLALRDRRDEAIEKCESILAKNPQNVVARRLLGQLLWEGQKFEEALKELEELRSLEKDPTETRLKIALIKLERKDFAGAEVELNLILAVHPQNSTARYFLASVYTGMGKDEDAINALQQIKPGQKMFVESRVLVAYLAKQKKQFDIAAKAIEEALSEKTDDINLLLYLASLQREAGKLDEAVGLMKRVIALDKAVDRHYFTLGAIYDELEKPKEAMEAMRKSIEANPSNADALNYLGYSLAERGEALGEAERFIKRALEIEPNNAYYIDSLGWVYFKMGKYEEALEQLQLAIKAVSDDAVILEHFAEILIKLGQREKALSVFEKALMFAPKSDDGQVEIRVRAGMDKIRKMKQ; from the coding sequence ATGAATTATCTTTGTCGGGTTGAGGTTTCCCCTCACAAGAATTTTCTAACAAGAGAATCGCAGTCGGTTCTCTTTCTTTTTGTAATCTATCTACTTGTTGGATGTAGTTCGCGGGCTGCGACTACTGGCATCACTAATGCTGGTGGGACGTTTGAGAAAAACATTATTGAAGAACAAATTGCTAGGGCCAAAGGGGCCGATGCCGAAGTTGCTGAGACATCGAAATCTTACTACTACTTTTTGCTGGGCGAGCTAGCGCTGCATCGAGAGCGGTACGACGAGGCTTTGGCGAATTATAAATTGGCGAGCGAACATGAAACTGAGCCAGCACCAGTACTTAGGAGTCGGCTCGCACAACTATATGTTCGGAAGGGGGAGCTTAGGTTAGCGCTTGAGGAGCTAGATAAGATATCTGATCTAGCTGTTGAATCTTCCGTGCATGGGGAGAATCTAGACGTCCTTCGTCTAAAGGCAGGTATCTACGCTTCGTTAAACAATCGCGATAAGGCGGTAGAGATATATCGCCAGCTCATTCTTCTTGAGCCAGAAAATCAGGACAACTATGTATTGCTTTCTAGCCTTTATGCCCAATCTTCCGACTACGATAAGGCTAAGGCTGTATTGGAAGAACTAATTGCCGCTTCCCCCGAAGCATCTGCTCTGGCCTATTATTATATAGCTCGCATCTCTGAGTCGCGCGGTGCCTTAGAGGAAGCGGAGGAGTTCTATGCAAAAGCAGTTAAGCTAAATCCAGATGCAGAAGCTATTCAGATAGATTATGCACGAACTTTGGCGTTAAGGGACAGGCGGGACGAAGCAATTGAGAAGTGCGAGTCAATTCTCGCAAAAAATCCCCAAAATGTCGTAGCAAGAAGGCTTTTGGGGCAGCTTTTGTGGGAGGGGCAAAAGTTTGAGGAGGCACTTAAGGAGCTAGAAGAGCTGAGGAGCCTGGAGAAGGATCCAACTGAAACGAGGCTAAAAATTGCTTTAATTAAGCTCGAGCGAAAGGACTTTGCAGGGGCCGAGGTGGAGCTAAACCTTATCTTAGCAGTCCATCCTCAAAACTCTACTGCAAGGTATTTTTTAGCATCTGTTTATACCGGCATGGGCAAAGATGAAGATGCTATTAATGCATTGCAGCAAATAAAGCCGGGACAGAAGATGTTTGTGGAATCCCGAGTTTTAGTGGCGTACTTAGCGAAGCAGAAAAAGCAGTTCGACATTGCCGCAAAGGCTATAGAGGAAGCGCTTAGTGAGAAGACCGATGACATTAATTTATTGCTATACCTTGCCTCGTTGCAGCGCGAAGCGGGGAAGTTAGATGAAGCTGTTGGGCTAATGAAAAGGGTCATCGCGCTGGATAAGGCAGTTGATCGCCATTACTTCACGTTAGGGGCAATTTACGATGAGCTTGAAAAGCCTAAAGAGGCCATGGAGGCGATGCGCAAGTCCATAGAAGCAAATCCCAGTAATGCCGATGCGCTGAATTATCTTGGATATTCCCTAGCTGAGCGAGGCGAGGCATTAGGGGAGGCTGAGCGTTTCATTAAGCGAGCCTTGGAGATTGAGCCCAATAATGCTTATTACATCGACAGCTTGGGGTGGGTCTATTTTAAGATGGGCAAATACGAGGAAGCGCTTGAGCAATTACAGCTAGCGATAAAGGCGGTTTCTGACGATGCCGTTATACTGGAGCATTTTGCCGAGATTTTAATCAAGTTGGGACAAAGAGAAAAGGCGCTATCGGTTTTTGAGAAGGCTTTGATGTTTGCTCCTAAGTCGGACGACGGGCAGGTTGAGATACGTGTGAGGGCAGGGATGGATAAGATTAGAAAAATGAAGCAGTAG
- a CDS encoding 30S ribosomal protein S21 → MTEITVDHNLEKAMRILKRKLIREGLFKELKSRRFYEKPSEKRKRKDKEAQKKRRKDVERTRRHSSP, encoded by the coding sequence ATGACGGAAATTACAGTTGACCACAATTTAGAAAAGGCCATGCGCATACTAAAGCGCAAGCTCATTCGGGAAGGCTTATTTAAGGAGCTAAAGTCTCGTCGCTTTTATGAAAAACCTTCCGAGAAGCGCAAGCGAAAAGACAAAGAAGCTCAGAAGAAGCGCCGCAAAGATGTAGAGCGGACTCGCCGTCATAGTTCGCCATAA
- a CDS encoding LptF/LptG family permease — MGFTKALQLRSIDEKTPSPLHRLPKFPVTILSRYVFLEIATPFLVSLFVFTGILFLVRILKLVDLVINKNVAIGDVLVLFSYVVPRFLEIAIPMSLLLSCIIAFGRLSADSELIVMRSCGVSLRRLAIPAFSFALIAFFISLTLSLWIRPLANYRLGVGLFEIAKTRASAGLLAGVFNDLGDLTIFAEKIDPSSTRLTNLIISDRRGEVVRNFIAKYGNIIADDSARTLSLRLFNGAIHEGVGLNYNLTDFNVNNLNLSEKELLAGEASSRGKKSDEMSLVELNALRHELESLPAPQSDEQRQQLLSYDIEWHSRFAVPTACLIVVFLGMALGIQSSRGGFGYGLTANISLGLLIIMLFYISLALSSAIAEKNALPTWLCMWFPNTCIGLLAVYLFRMVESERWLAVTEAIARGLAHLRTSQGKSLTAQAQ; from the coding sequence ATGGGGTTTACAAAAGCACTGCAACTAAGAAGCATTGACGAAAAGACGCCCTCGCCGTTACATCGCTTACCTAAGTTTCCGGTTACGATACTTTCTCGCTACGTATTTTTAGAAATTGCTACCCCGTTTCTCGTTTCGCTTTTTGTCTTCACGGGCATATTGTTTCTGGTCCGCATCCTCAAACTTGTCGATCTAGTAATTAACAAAAACGTTGCGATAGGCGACGTTCTTGTCTTGTTCTCCTATGTCGTACCGCGCTTTCTGGAAATAGCCATCCCAATGTCACTGCTTCTTTCCTGTATTATTGCGTTCGGGAGACTTAGCGCAGATAGCGAATTAATTGTCATGCGTTCCTGTGGCGTAAGTTTAAGAAGACTCGCGATCCCAGCTTTTTCCTTTGCCCTGATTGCATTTTTCATTTCGCTAACTTTAAGTCTTTGGATTAGACCTCTAGCGAATTATCGCCTCGGCGTGGGGCTTTTTGAAATTGCAAAGACCAGAGCAAGCGCTGGTTTGTTAGCAGGAGTATTCAACGATTTAGGCGATCTCACCATATTTGCCGAAAAGATAGACCCAAGCAGCACTCGGTTAACGAATCTAATCATCTCGGATCGCCGTGGCGAAGTGGTTCGAAATTTCATAGCAAAGTACGGAAATATTATTGCCGATGACAGCGCGCGAACGCTTTCTCTTAGACTCTTCAATGGGGCGATCCATGAAGGCGTAGGACTGAACTATAATTTGACCGATTTTAACGTAAACAATCTCAACTTAAGCGAAAAGGAACTCTTGGCCGGAGAAGCAAGCAGCCGTGGCAAGAAGAGCGATGAGATGTCTCTCGTCGAACTAAATGCCTTGCGCCACGAGCTTGAATCCCTCCCAGCTCCTCAATCTGACGAACAGCGCCAACAGTTATTGAGCTATGATATAGAGTGGCATTCTCGCTTTGCTGTCCCTACGGCTTGCCTAATTGTGGTCTTTTTGGGCATGGCTCTTGGCATTCAGTCAAGTCGCGGTGGATTCGGATATGGACTAACGGCTAACATTTCTCTAGGTTTGCTCATCATCATGTTATTCTACATATCGTTGGCACTTTCCTCCGCTATAGCCGAGAAAAATGCTCTGCCTACTTGGCTATGCATGTGGTTTCCCAATACATGTATAGGGTTGCTAGCGGTTTACTTATTTAGGATGGTTGAGAGCGAACGATGGCTCGCTGTAACGGAAGCTATAGCAAGAGGTCTTGCGCATTTGCGCACTTCGCAAGGCAAATCGCTAACCGCACAAGCACAATGA